The following proteins come from a genomic window of Larimichthys crocea isolate SSNF chromosome III, L_crocea_2.0, whole genome shotgun sequence:
- the sepsecs gene encoding O-phosphoseryl-tRNA(Sec) selenium transferase, with translation MNSENFSLSEKIVSPAYVRQGSQARRSHEQLIRHLLEQGKCPEEGWSESTIELFLNELAVMDSNNFLSNCGVGEREGRVASSLVARRHYRLIHGIGRSGDIAAVQPKAAGSSLLNKLTNSVVLDILKLSGVQKVASCFVVPMATGMSLTLCFLTLRHRRPKARYIIWPRIDQKSCFKAMITAGFEPVVVENVLEGDELRTDLEAVERKIEELGAENILCVHSTTSCFAPRVPDRLEELATVCAKHNLPHIVNNAYGVQSSKCMHLIQQGARVGRIDAFVQSLDKNFMVPVGGAIIAGFDESFIQEISKMYPGRASASPSLDVLITLLTLGASGYKKLLSERKEIYSFLAQELKTLASAHGERLLHTPHNPISLAMSLDGLQAKSNKAVTHLGSMLFTRQVSGARVIPLGKEQTVSGHTFRGFMSHSEAYPCPYLNAASAVGITREDVTLCIKRLDKCLKTLKKEGNAAKSSSPVPPPCQEDTGEE, from the exons ATGAACAGTGAAAACTTCAGCCTGAGTGAGAAGATAGTGTCACCCGCCTACGTTCGTCAGGGGAGCCAGGCGCGCCGAAGCCATGAGCAGCTCATCAGACACTTACTGGAGCAG GGTAAGTGTCCggaggagggatggagtgaGAGCACCATAGAGCTCTTCTTGAATGAGCTGGCTGTGATGGACAGCAATAATTTCCTCAGCAACTGCGGtgtgggagagagggaaggcCGGGTGGCATCCAGCCTTGTGGCGAGACGACATTACAG GTTGATCCATGGCATAGGTCGGTCAGGTGACATCGCTGCTGTTCAGCCCAAAGCGGCAGGATCCAGTCTGCTTAACAAGCTGACCAATTCAGTTGTGCTGGACATTTTAAAGCTCTCAG GTGTCCAGAAGGTGGCGAGCTGCTTTGTTGTTCCCATGGCGACAGGGATGAGCTTGACACTGTGCTTCCTGACCCTCCGTCATCGGCGACCCAAGGCTCGCTACATCATTTGGCCTCGTATCGACCAGAAGTCCTGTTTCAAAGCCATGATCACAGCAG GCTTTGAACCGGTGGTGGTGGAGAATGTTCTTGAGGGCGACGAGTTGCGGACAGATTTGGAAGCAGTTGAGCGTAAGATCGAGGAGCTCGGAGCTGAAAACATCCTGTGTGTTCATTCAACAACATCCTGCTTCGCCCCACGGGTCCCTGACAg GCTTGAGGAGCTGGCCACTGTGTGCGCTAAACATAACCTTCCCCACATAGTTAACAACGCGTACGGAGTACAGTCGTCCAAATGCATGCACCTTATACAACAG GGTGCTCGTGTAGGAAGAATCGATGCCTTCGTACAGAGCTTGGACAAGAACTTTATGGTTCCAGTAGGTGGCGCCATAATCGCAGGTTTTGATGAGTCCTTCATACAGGAGATCAGCAAGATGTACCCGG GTCGAGCATCGGCTTCGCCTTCCCTTGACGTCCTCATTACCCTTCTCACCCTGGGAGCCAGCGGCTACAAGAAACTCCTGTCAGAAAGGAAG GAGATTTATTCGTTCCTGGCTCAGGAGCTGAAGACTCTGGCCTCTGCACACGGGGAGAGATTGCTCCACACCCCACATAACCCCATTTCACTGG ccaTGTCTCTGGATGGTCTCCAGGCCAAGAGCAACAAGGCAGTGACTCACCTCGGCTCCATGTTGTTCACCCGGCAAGTGTCAGGAGCCAG GGTCATACCGCTGGGAAAGGAGCAGACCGTAAGCGGACACACGTTCCGCGGCTTTATGTCGCACTCGGAGGCATACCCATGCCCTTACCTCAACGCTGCCTCAGCCGTGGGCATCACGCGCGAAGACGTGACACTGTGCATCAAAAGGCTCGACAAGTGCCTGAAGACCCTGAAGAAGGAGGGAAACGCGGCGAAAAGTAGTTCCCCGGTACCTCCGCCATGCCAGGAGGACACTGGTGAAGAGTGA